A region from the Arachis ipaensis cultivar K30076 chromosome B01, Araip1.1, whole genome shotgun sequence genome encodes:
- the LOC107628799 gene encoding uncharacterized protein LOC107628799 (The sequence of the model RefSeq protein was modified relative to this genomic sequence to represent the inferred CDS: added 50 bases not found in genome assembly), whose product MYTSTARPCYLEQDHGLASIKDMESGGGRCCRNGVVSRSMTVGYATSYSRSSIRNLSSSSSSSSSSSSVSSPRSARFYDARFEDHQPHFLQACFLCKKPLADNRDIFMYRGDTPFCSEECREEQIEIDEAKEKKRNISSSMKALRNKEQTKSGYPNKARGYSFHTTGAVAAA is encoded by the exons ATGTATACCTCAACTGCAAGACCTTGTTACTTAGAACAAGATCACGGTTTGGCTTCTATAAAGGATATGGAAAGTGGTGGTGGTCGTTGTTGCAGAAACGGTGTCGTTTCTAGGTCTATGACCGTGGGATACGCCACCTCTTACAGCAGGAGCAGTATTAGAAACCTTTCTTCTTCGTcgtcgtcgtcttcttcttcttcgtccgtTTCGTCTCCCAGATCTGCAAGATTCTACGACGCCAGATTCGAAGATCACCAACCTCACTTTCTTCAAGCTTGTTTTCTTTGCAAGAAGCCCCTGGCTGATAACAGAGACATCTTCATGTATAG TAGATGAAGCgaaagagaagaaaaggaacATTTCTTCTTCCATGAAAGCTTTGAGGAACAAGGAGCAAACAAAATCTGGCTACCCAAACAAGGCACGAGGCTACTCCTTTCATACCACAGGGGCAGTTGCTGCcgcttaa